A genome region from Akkermansiaceae bacterium includes the following:
- a CDS encoding MBL fold metallo-hydrolase: MKISSYTGGMAQTNGYLVETPDGNFLVDAPEGISGWLDEKGVRIDALYLTHQHYDHVEDVALVRAKGAKVHAWAHYSKDLTLELLGAPWIPAVEPYQVDGLIPEGVGRYFGADDVRAAHVPGHSPDSVILYLPGAGVVFAGDALFAGSVGRCDLPGGSFELLLSGIRRELLTLPDETKVLPGHGGATTIGREKAGNGFLK; the protein is encoded by the coding sequence ATGAAAATTTCCTCCTACACCGGCGGCATGGCGCAGACGAACGGATATCTGGTGGAGACGCCGGATGGGAATTTCCTGGTCGATGCGCCGGAAGGGATCTCCGGTTGGCTCGATGAAAAAGGGGTGCGCATCGATGCGCTTTACCTGACCCACCAGCATTACGATCACGTGGAGGATGTGGCGCTGGTCCGGGCGAAGGGCGCAAAAGTCCATGCCTGGGCACATTACTCGAAGGATCTCACGCTGGAATTGCTCGGTGCGCCATGGATTCCCGCAGTGGAGCCCTATCAGGTGGACGGCCTGATTCCGGAAGGGGTGGGCCGGTATTTCGGCGCGGATGATGTCAGGGCGGCACATGTTCCGGGTCACTCGCCGGACAGCGTGATCCTGTATCTCCCCGGCGCCGGGGTTGTGTTCGCGGGGGACGCGCTTTTCGCAGGTTCCGTGGGCCGCTGCGACCTGCCGGGCGGTAGCTTCGAGCTTCTTCTTTCCGGGATACGCAGGGAGCTGCTGACTCTCCCGGACGAGACAAAAGTCCTCCCCGGCCACGGCGGGGCGACGACGATAGGCCGGGAAAAGGCGGGCAACGGATTCCTGAAGTGA
- the radC gene encoding DNA repair protein RadC — translation MSLLNESGDHDLPREKIDKYGVASLSNEELMAIFLGSGHKGRNVIQVAGDLLEKYGGLQELRRLPVSEYMNNKGIGLAKACKLAAAFELGSRLSREKIKSLPLDSPDLIYDHFAHQLGNLPNENAVVVTVNSRLEHTSTTTVSIGTVNETTAHPREIMRPVISRNAYGFILIHNHPSGDPSPSRADHRITEGLVKAAEIMQIKLIDHLIIGRPAPGRSAFFSFRAAGVIP, via the coding sequence ATGTCCCTGCTCAACGAATCCGGAGACCACGATCTTCCCCGCGAGAAGATCGACAAGTACGGTGTTGCCTCGCTGAGCAACGAGGAGCTGATGGCCATTTTCCTGGGCTCCGGCCACAAAGGGCGCAACGTGATCCAGGTGGCCGGCGACTTGCTGGAGAAATACGGCGGGCTCCAGGAACTCCGCAGGCTGCCCGTTTCCGAATACATGAACAACAAGGGCATCGGGCTTGCGAAGGCATGCAAGCTGGCCGCCGCCTTCGAGCTCGGCAGCCGCCTTTCGCGCGAAAAGATCAAGTCACTTCCGCTCGACTCCCCGGATCTGATCTATGACCACTTTGCTCACCAACTCGGCAATCTCCCCAATGAAAACGCCGTCGTAGTGACGGTGAACTCACGCCTGGAGCACACCAGCACGACCACGGTATCGATCGGCACGGTGAACGAAACCACCGCACATCCGCGCGAAATCATGCGTCCCGTGATTTCGCGCAACGCCTACGGATTCATCCTCATCCACAACCACCCCTCCGGCGACCCATCCCCGAGCCGAGCCGACCACAGGATCACCGAGGGACTCGTCAAGGCGGCGGAGATCATGCAGATCAAGCTCATCGACCATCTGATCATCGGCCGCCCCGCCCCCGGGCGCTCCGCTTTCTTTTCCTTTCGCGCGGCAGGTGTGATACCTTAG
- a CDS encoding YicC family protein, which yields MQSMTGFGRGTHSTDEWTASVEASSINRKQAEIVVNLPRALQTLESSVRQAILPHISRGRVQLAIKLEKPEGAVSDQIRISPALARSFESAFSDLSLIIGRQLLPTPTDFLRQPGILEIGESDAIDHEQAWEAISPALGQAIANLNSMRAAEGKHLQEDFLARLGQLMAFTQTIAGHAPSRPARQRELLLKRLSDLGLPLEMDDERLVREIALFADRCDISEELTRLHSHFAKFHEYLHSTEPSGRSLDFLCQELFREFNTIGSKANDALIAQTVVEAKTELEKLREQIQNIE from the coding sequence ATGCAATCGATGACCGGCTTCGGCCGCGGAACCCACAGCACGGACGAATGGACGGCCAGCGTCGAGGCATCCTCGATCAACCGGAAGCAGGCGGAAATCGTCGTCAACCTCCCGCGCGCGCTTCAGACTCTGGAGAGCAGCGTCAGGCAGGCGATCCTCCCCCACATCTCGCGCGGGCGCGTGCAACTCGCGATCAAGCTGGAAAAGCCGGAAGGAGCCGTTTCCGACCAGATCCGGATCAGCCCCGCCTTGGCCAGATCCTTCGAATCGGCGTTCTCCGACCTTTCGCTCATCATCGGACGGCAGCTGTTGCCAACACCGACGGACTTCCTGCGCCAACCCGGGATCCTGGAGATCGGAGAGTCCGATGCGATCGATCACGAGCAGGCATGGGAGGCGATTTCACCCGCATTGGGGCAGGCGATCGCAAACCTCAACTCCATGCGCGCCGCCGAGGGCAAGCACCTGCAGGAAGATTTCCTCGCCCGCCTCGGCCAGCTCATGGCTTTCACGCAGACGATTGCGGGCCATGCCCCTTCCCGTCCCGCACGCCAGCGCGAACTGCTGCTGAAACGGCTTTCCGATCTAGGCCTCCCGCTGGAAATGGATGACGAACGCTTGGTGCGCGAGATCGCGCTTTTCGCCGACCGCTGCGACATTTCCGAGGAACTTACCCGGCTCCACTCGCACTTCGCGAAGTTCCACGAATACCTCCACTCCACCGAGCCCTCGGGACGCTCGCTCGATTTCCTCTGCCAGGAACTTTTCCGCGAGTTCAACACCATCGGATCCAAGGCCAACGACGCGCTCATCGCGCAGACCGTCGTCGAGGCCAAAACAGAACTGGAGAAGCTCCGCGAGCAGATCCAGAACATTGAGTGA
- the recJ gene encoding single-stranded-DNA-specific exonuclease RecJ, protein MRATAFRWILRGEPFDPGSRADENDFPAILRHLVNQRGVPEDEIETFLHPKLRDLSDPFLMPDMQPAVERILKAIDARENVCIYGDYDVDGVSAITLMTKILQAYGLKPRPFIPRRGAEGYGLSFAAIDRCLSEGTKPDLLISVDCGTVSVKEVAHLREMGIDVVIADHHEPDPAGRPDCCALVNPKCGTDFTYLCAAGVVFKIGHALLKTRPADLDLKDLLDLVAVATIADIVPLVGENRLLVRHGLKALPSTLNPGLRALQDITGMNGKATSMDVGFRIGPRINAAGRMDFPEDALATLNTDCRVTAGELAEKLDAYNRQRQEHESLIRKEAVEQLSGGFDPAKDPVIVIGSRDWHHGVVGIVASRLMRQYHKPTFVIAIDGEGIGKGSGRSIEGVSLVNAIRACQSDLIAGGGHAMAAGLSIHEENMNRFRTNLAEYVLASTTEEERSPRLIYDAEIPFSQLSLDFLKSYELLQPFGNANPQPVFVSRNVELSRPPFHMKNKHLRLTLRQGYHEQDAVFFGGGEHALPDPPWDIAFTIDRNTFRGKTTLQIIMQGVMAATGA, encoded by the coding sequence ATGCGTGCAACGGCTTTCCGATGGATCCTACGCGGCGAGCCCTTCGATCCGGGCTCGCGCGCGGATGAAAATGATTTCCCCGCGATCCTGCGGCACCTCGTGAACCAGCGAGGGGTCCCGGAGGATGAGATCGAAACCTTTCTCCATCCGAAGCTCAGGGATCTCAGCGATCCCTTCCTCATGCCCGACATGCAGCCCGCCGTGGAACGCATCCTCAAGGCAATCGATGCCAGGGAAAATGTCTGCATCTACGGCGACTACGATGTCGATGGCGTTTCCGCGATCACCTTGATGACGAAAATCCTCCAGGCATACGGACTCAAGCCCAGGCCTTTCATCCCACGCCGAGGCGCAGAGGGATACGGCCTTAGTTTTGCAGCCATAGACCGTTGCCTCTCCGAAGGCACCAAGCCGGATCTGCTCATCTCCGTCGATTGCGGCACGGTCTCCGTCAAGGAAGTCGCCCACCTGCGGGAAATGGGGATCGATGTCGTCATTGCGGATCATCACGAGCCGGATCCTGCCGGAAGGCCGGATTGCTGCGCACTGGTGAACCCGAAATGCGGCACTGACTTCACCTATCTCTGCGCCGCCGGGGTGGTCTTCAAAATCGGCCATGCGCTCCTCAAAACCAGACCCGCCGACCTGGATCTCAAAGACCTTCTCGATCTCGTCGCGGTGGCAACCATCGCCGACATCGTCCCGCTTGTCGGCGAAAACCGGCTGCTCGTCCGCCACGGCCTCAAAGCGCTTCCCTCCACCCTCAACCCCGGCCTGCGCGCACTCCAGGATATCACCGGAATGAACGGCAAGGCTACATCCATGGACGTCGGGTTCCGCATCGGCCCGCGCATCAATGCGGCGGGGCGCATGGATTTCCCCGAGGATGCTCTGGCAACCCTGAACACCGATTGCCGGGTGACCGCCGGGGAGCTTGCGGAAAAACTCGATGCCTACAACCGCCAGCGGCAGGAGCACGAAAGCCTGATCCGCAAGGAAGCCGTCGAGCAGCTTTCCGGCGGCTTCGATCCGGCGAAGGATCCCGTCATTGTGATCGGCTCGCGCGACTGGCACCACGGCGTGGTCGGCATCGTCGCCTCCCGCCTGATGCGCCAATACCACAAGCCCACCTTCGTCATCGCCATCGACGGCGAGGGGATAGGCAAGGGATCGGGCAGGAGCATCGAGGGAGTCTCGCTGGTCAATGCGATCCGTGCCTGCCAAAGCGATCTGATCGCCGGTGGCGGGCATGCGATGGCCGCCGGACTCTCCATCCATGAGGAAAACATGAATCGTTTCCGTACGAACCTCGCCGAGTATGTGCTGGCCAGCACCACCGAGGAAGAGCGCAGCCCACGCCTCATCTACGATGCGGAGATCCCGTTTTCCCAGCTCTCCCTCGATTTCCTCAAAAGCTACGAGCTGCTCCAGCCCTTCGGAAATGCAAACCCCCAACCGGTGTTCGTTTCGCGCAACGTCGAGCTCAGCCGCCCGCCCTTCCACATGAAAAACAAGCACCTCCGCCTGACACTGCGGCAGGGTTATCATGAACAGGACGCGGTCTTCTTCGGCGGCGGCGAGCACGCATTGCCGGATCCGCCGTGGGACATCGCGTTCACAATCGACCGCAACACCTTCCGGGGGAAGACAACGCTGCAGATCATCATGCAGGGCGTAATGGCGGCAACGGGCGCCTGA
- the nuoK gene encoding NADH-quinone oxidoreductase subunit NuoK, which produces MPSLNDYLLVSGLLFSIGLAGVVLRRNIIIVFMCLELMLSAANLTLVAFSRFNVADNGLPDYNGQMLVFFVITVAAAEVAVGLAIIVALYRARQTIHTDELVSLKG; this is translated from the coding sequence ATGCCCTCCCTAAACGACTATCTCCTCGTCTCCGGCCTGCTGTTTTCCATCGGCCTCGCCGGGGTCGTGCTACGCCGCAACATCATCATCGTCTTCATGTGCCTGGAGCTTATGCTCTCCGCCGCGAACCTGACGCTGGTGGCCTTCTCCCGTTTCAATGTCGCCGATAACGGCCTGCCCGACTACAACGGCCAGATGCTGGTCTTCTTCGTCATCACCGTCGCGGCCGCCGAGGTCGCCGTGGGGCTCGCCATCATCGTCGCCCTCTACCGCGCCCGCCAGACCATCCACACCGATGAGCTGGTCTCGCTGAAAGGCTGA
- a CDS encoding NADH-quinone oxidoreductase subunit J — translation MPSYLFWLFSTIMLIGACAVIAFRNPVSSALAMVTSFVGLAALFIGLSAFFVGVIQILVYSGAIMVLFLFIIMLLDLKDEKKRSESLAPLAAGLVLVGAFFIQLVGVLSNKLPNQIAPALDKASLAAAADSFPKGTKINQSLEGGNLPDVHLIGHTLFTEYNLPLQILGVLLLVATVGVVVLSKRQTN, via the coding sequence ATGCCCTCATATTTATTTTGGCTCTTCTCCACGATCATGCTCATTGGCGCATGCGCGGTGATCGCCTTCCGCAATCCGGTCTCCAGTGCACTCGCGATGGTGACCTCCTTCGTCGGCCTCGCCGCCCTTTTCATCGGCCTCTCCGCCTTCTTCGTCGGCGTGATCCAGATCCTCGTCTATTCCGGCGCGATCATGGTGCTGTTCCTTTTCATCATCATGCTGCTCGACCTCAAGGATGAGAAGAAACGCTCGGAAAGCTTGGCCCCGCTCGCCGCCGGCCTGGTGCTGGTGGGCGCTTTCTTCATCCAGCTCGTCGGGGTGCTTTCCAACAAGCTGCCGAACCAGATCGCACCCGCGCTCGACAAGGCCTCCCTCGCCGCCGCCGCCGATTCTTTCCCAAAGGGCACCAAGATCAACCAATCCCTCGAAGGCGGAAACCTCCCCGACGTCCACTTGATCGGCCACACCCTCTTCACGGAATACAACCTCCCGCTCCAGATCCTCGGAGTCCTGCTCCTCGTCGCCACCGTCGGCGTCGTCGTCCTCTCGAAACGGCAAACAAACTGA
- a CDS encoding four helix bundle protein, translating into MDEETTRTFEELEAWKAGRELRIFVFRKIAPLLIKSREFSLCDQIKRASRSVTHNIAEGHGRFHFLDNYRFCSQARGSLNEVLDQFITCHDDSLIEDELYQAGRENFNKTLRILNGYMSWLKRSAKPSDKPIIPPAS; encoded by the coding sequence ATGGACGAGGAAACCACACGAACGTTTGAAGAACTGGAGGCTTGGAAAGCAGGCCGTGAGCTCAGGATTTTCGTGTTCCGAAAGATTGCCCCACTTTTGATCAAATCGAGGGAGTTCAGCCTTTGTGACCAGATCAAACGTGCTTCCCGTTCCGTCACCCACAACATTGCCGAAGGTCACGGGCGCTTTCACTTTCTGGACAACTATCGTTTCTGCTCTCAGGCAAGAGGCTCGCTCAACGAGGTTTTGGATCAGTTCATCACCTGTCATGACGATTCCCTGATTGAAGATGAGCTTTACCAAGCAGGACGGGAAAATTTCAACAAGACGCTCCGAATTCTCAACGGTTACATGTCATGGCTCAAACGCTCTGCCAAGCCCAGCGACAAGCCCATCATCCCACCGGCGTCATAA